The Rosa rugosa chromosome 1, drRosRugo1.1, whole genome shotgun sequence genomic sequence AGTATCCCAACAAAACTTCATAAATATATATCAAAATAACTACAGCCAACATAACTCTTATAGTTAGGCATATGCCAACAACAAACTAAGTGTGGAGacttcagaatttttggtattgTCTAAGGAAATAATGTCTAAAGATATTAACCTCATCGCACAAATATCAAATACCACAGCGAGATGACTCATCACACACAACTCTAACTTACACAAACAGTAAAACAAGTCTATCCTTGACTTCAGCAAAAACAGAGGCATTGGGAGTAGGAAACACATTTAGCATTGCCTTAATCTATCCTCATTAGTTGTGCGACCAGCGCATTTATCATAGTGCCCCTAGAACATGTTTGATCAAAGTTCCAGGTTCCAACTCTTCTAAGTACTAACTCAACAAGTATGAATGCATTACCAAATGTACCAAAAACGTCTGCATTGCagtttttttgaatcaaaacaaCATTAACAAAAATGAAACTAAATAACAGAATGTGCATACTTACCAGAGACACAATTCCTATCATTCTTCCGGCACAAGTAACCATCGCAAGTCCCTTCACACTTTCCACTTCCATGTTTATTTGCACAATCCCCAGCTTCTTGCACATTGTCACCAATCACCCCATTTAACAAACCCAATTTCAAACTCGAATTCGAACTCTTAGGCTTTCGAACCCGCCCTTTCACAAGCTGCCTCAAATTGAAAACCCTCACTCCATCATCTTCCCCCAGAATCAAGAACCCGGACGAAACGCTAATGGACCACACAAGCTTGCAGCAATCAATGACAGCACACCTCATCAATTTCACAGCCACCCCATCACCACCAACATCTTTGACAGCGAAAACCGAAATCTTGGAGCCGGAAACCGAATACATTGCAAAGAAATTGACAGACCCAGAAAGCCTAATCGAAACCCCATGATTAGAATCCACCAAAACCCCCAATTTGTGATCAAAGTTGAGATCTTTCTGAGAGCAAACCACTTGGGCCCTCACAAATTGGGTCTGCTTGTGCAGAATATAGAACCTGAGAAGGACCTGGGACCCACCTTTATAAGGCCCTGAGACAATGAAAAGCACtctgggattgggattggggttagggttagggttttgaagGAGGAGGAaagtggaggaggaggaagggGGGTGGATTAGGGTTTGGGGAGGggggagggaggagagagaaagaggggaggagagagaagggtagagagagaaagaggagtcAGAGTGCATGagggctagagagagagagttgggttCAAAGAGGAGAGAGGTGATGTGAGGGGAAGAGAGGGAAGGGTAGGGGAGGTTGAGCTTGGAGGCTTGGACAACAACCATTAG encodes the following:
- the LOC133726176 gene encoding uncharacterized protein LOC133726176, which gives rise to MVVVQASKLNLPYPSLSSPHITSLLFEPNSLSLALMHSDSSFSLYPSLSSPLSLSSLPPPQTLIHPPSSSSTFLLLQNPNPNPNPNPRVLFIVSGPYKGGSQVLLRFYILHKQTQFVRAQVVCSQKDLNFDHKLGVLVDSNHGVSIRLSGSVNFFAMYSVSGSKISVFAVKDVGGDGVAVKLMRCAVIDCCKLVWSISVSSGFLILGEDDGVRVFNLRQLVKGRVRKPKSSNSSLKLGLLNGVIGDNVQEAGDCANKHGSGKCEGTCDGYLCRKNDRNCVSVKRRSVKLKQDSCEDGVCFAAFKGKELETSKSRRRIPVKAISIDALSPNKLLILDSDGGLQLLHLSIPVIGSDITTFMQQLPNTMKVQKVAVLPEIAARTQSVWVSDGYNSVQMMVASDMDSAVSQNDLNESKEKPMHITVGLTIFTGEKIQDLTPLAGNAILILGQGNLYTYATS